From Cyanobium sp. Tous-M-B4, the proteins below share one genomic window:
- the uvrA gene encoding excinuclease ABC subunit UvrA produces the protein MPRAKSSAASSSATNGAAASRTLAQTVHEKALDPSRVLSGGSFEDVIRVRGARQHNLKNVDLTIPRNRLVVFTGVSGSGKSSLAFDTIFAEGQRRYVESLSAYARQFLGQVDKPDVDAIEGLSPAISIDQKSTSHNPRSTVGTVTEIQDYLRLLFGRAGEPHCPQCDRSIRPQTIDEMVDQILALPEGTRYQLLAPVVRGKKGSHVKLLGGLVAEGFARVRINGEVRELADNIELDKNHAHNIEVVVDRLVAREGVQERLTDSLRTALKRGDGLALVEVVPKADEELPEGVERERLYSENFACPVHGAVMEELSPRLFSFNSPYGACPDCHGIGHLRKFTAERVLPDPSLPVYAAIAPWADKDNSYYFSLLYSVGEAYKFEIKTPWNQLSAEQQEVLLHGSQEPITIQADSRYRKSAGYERPFEGILPILERQLRDASGESVRQKLEKFLELVPCATCHGLRLRPEALAVRVGPYAIHELTAVSVGETLRRIESLMGVGESEGADPLLSPRQIQIGDLVLREIRLRLKFLLDVGLDYLSLDRPAMTLSGGEAQRIRLATQIGAGLTGVLYVLDEPSIGLHQRDNDRLLNTLLKLRDLGNTLIVVEHDEDTIRAADYVVDIGPGAGVHGGHIVAEGSFEDLLAAEDSLTGAYLSGRRSIPTPAERRSTGSRRLTMVDCERNNLAGFDVEIPLGRLVCVTGVSGSGKSTLVNELLHPALEHQLGMKVPFPPGLGELRGIKAIDKVIVIDQSPIGRTPRSNPATYTGAFDPIRQVFAATVEAKARGYQVGQFSFNVKGGRCEACSGQGVNVIEMNFLPDVYVQCDVCKGARYNRETLQVTYKGHTIADVLEMTVEQAADVFSAIPQAADRLRTLVDVGLGYVKLGQPAPTLSGGEAQRVKLATELSKRATGKTLYLIDEPTTGLSFFDVHKLMDVMQRLVDKGNSILVIEHNLDVIRCADWIVDLGPEGGDKGGEIVVTGTPEEVAEHPTSHTGRYLKQVLEQHPPEVVVA, from the coding sequence ATGCCCCGCGCCAAGAGCTCTGCAGCCTCTAGCTCTGCCACCAATGGTGCAGCCGCCAGCAGAACCCTCGCCCAGACCGTTCACGAAAAGGCCCTTGACCCGAGCCGTGTGCTCAGCGGCGGCTCTTTTGAGGATGTGATCCGGGTGCGGGGCGCCCGTCAGCACAATCTCAAAAACGTCGACCTCACCATTCCGCGCAATCGCCTGGTGGTGTTCACCGGTGTGAGCGGCAGCGGTAAGAGTTCGCTGGCTTTTGACACGATCTTTGCCGAGGGCCAGCGCCGCTACGTCGAGAGCCTCTCGGCCTATGCGCGCCAGTTTCTGGGCCAGGTGGATAAGCCTGATGTGGATGCAATCGAGGGGCTCTCACCGGCCATTTCGATCGATCAGAAATCCACCAGCCACAACCCCCGCTCCACCGTTGGCACGGTGACGGAGATCCAGGACTACCTGCGTCTGCTGTTCGGCCGGGCTGGGGAACCCCACTGCCCCCAGTGCGATCGCTCGATTCGGCCCCAAACCATCGATGAGATGGTGGATCAGATCCTGGCCTTGCCCGAGGGCACCCGCTACCAATTGCTGGCGCCGGTGGTGCGCGGCAAGAAGGGCAGCCACGTCAAGTTGCTGGGCGGCCTGGTGGCCGAGGGCTTTGCGCGGGTGCGCATCAATGGCGAAGTGCGTGAGCTCGCCGACAACATCGAGCTAGATAAAAACCACGCCCACAACATTGAGGTGGTGGTGGACCGGCTTGTGGCCCGCGAGGGGGTGCAGGAGCGGCTCACCGATTCGCTGCGCACTGCTCTTAAAAGGGGCGATGGTCTGGCGCTGGTGGAGGTGGTGCCCAAGGCCGATGAGGAGCTGCCTGAGGGGGTGGAGCGGGAGCGGCTCTATTCGGAAAATTTCGCCTGCCCGGTGCACGGTGCCGTGATGGAGGAGCTGTCGCCGCGGCTGTTCTCCTTCAACAGCCCCTACGGCGCCTGCCCCGATTGCCACGGCATCGGCCACCTGCGCAAGTTCACCGCCGAGCGGGTGTTGCCCGATCCCTCCCTGCCCGTTTATGCGGCGATTGCGCCTTGGGCGGATAAGGACAATTCCTATTACTTCTCCCTGCTTTATTCGGTTGGGGAGGCGTACAAGTTTGAGATCAAGACGCCTTGGAATCAGCTCAGCGCTGAGCAGCAGGAGGTGCTGCTGCATGGCAGCCAGGAGCCGATCACCATTCAGGCCGACAGCCGCTATCGCAAGAGCGCCGGCTACGAGCGGCCGTTTGAAGGCATCTTGCCGATCCTGGAGCGCCAGTTGCGCGACGCTAGCGGCGAATCTGTGCGCCAAAAGCTGGAGAAGTTTCTCGAGCTGGTGCCCTGCGCCACCTGCCACGGCCTGCGATTACGGCCGGAAGCGCTCGCGGTGCGGGTGGGGCCCTATGCCATCCACGAACTCACGGCGGTGAGTGTGGGCGAAACCCTGCGCCGGATTGAGTCGCTGATGGGGGTGGGAGAGAGCGAGGGTGCTGATCCGTTGCTCAGTCCTCGCCAGATCCAGATCGGTGATCTGGTGTTGCGTGAGATAAGACTGCGCTTGAAGTTTCTGCTGGATGTGGGGCTCGATTATCTGAGCCTGGATCGGCCCGCCATGACCCTCAGCGGTGGCGAAGCCCAGCGGATTCGGTTAGCGACCCAGATCGGCGCGGGCCTCACCGGAGTGCTCTACGTGCTGGATGAGCCCAGCATCGGTTTGCACCAGCGTGACAACGACCGGCTGCTTAATACCTTGCTGAAGTTGCGGGATCTAGGCAACACCTTGATCGTGGTGGAGCACGACGAAGACACGATTCGTGCGGCCGACTACGTGGTGGATATCGGCCCGGGGGCGGGGGTGCACGGCGGCCACATTGTGGCTGAGGGCAGCTTTGAGGATCTACTGGCCGCCGAGGATTCCCTTACCGGGGCCTACCTCAGTGGCCGCCGCTCGATTCCGACTCCAGCTGAGCGGCGCAGTACCGGCAGCCGCCGGCTCACGATGGTGGACTGCGAGCGCAACAACCTTGCCGGCTTCGATGTGGAGATTCCACTGGGGCGGCTGGTGTGCGTCACCGGGGTGAGTGGCAGTGGCAAGAGCACCCTGGTGAATGAGCTGCTGCATCCGGCCTTGGAGCACCAGCTGGGCATGAAGGTGCCATTTCCACCTGGCTTAGGTGAGCTGCGCGGTATCAAGGCGATCGACAAGGTGATCGTGATCGATCAATCACCGATCGGTCGTACGCCCCGCTCCAACCCCGCCACCTATACGGGCGCTTTTGACCCGATCCGTCAGGTGTTTGCGGCCACGGTGGAAGCCAAGGCCCGGGGCTATCAGGTTGGTCAGTTCAGTTTCAACGTCAAGGGTGGCCGCTGTGAGGCCTGCAGTGGCCAGGGCGTCAATGTGATTGAGATGAACTTCCTGCCAGATGTATATGTGCAGTGCGATGTATGTAAGGGAGCTCGCTACAACCGCGAAACGTTGCAGGTGACCTACAAGGGTCACACGATTGCTGATGTGCTGGAAATGACGGTGGAGCAGGCCGCCGATGTGTTTTCAGCCATCCCCCAGGCTGCTGATCGATTGCGCACTTTGGTGGATGTGGGCCTGGGCTACGTGAAGCTCGGCCAGCCAGCCCCCACCCTTTCGGGGGGTGAAGCCCAGCGGGTGAAATTGGCCACCGAACTTTCCAAGCGCGCTACTGGCAAAACCCTTTATCTGATCGACGAACCCACCACCGGCCTCAGCTTCTTTGATGTGCACAAGTTGATGGATGTGATGCAACGCCTCGTCGACAAGGGCAACTCGATCTTGGTGATCGAGCACAACCTCGATGTGATCCGTTGTGCCGACTGGATCGTGGATCTTGGTCCAGAAGGGGGAGATAAGGGAGGAGAGATCGTGGTCACGGGCACCCCAGAAGAGGTTGCCGAGCATCCCACCAGTCACACGGGCAGGTATCTCAAGCAGGTGCTGGAGCAGCATCCTCCTGAGGTGGTGGTTGCCTGA
- a CDS encoding adenylate/guanylate cyclase domain-containing protein produces MGITWDCAQLSTPWHHPEKTLLEIASEADIEMVSACGGKTICSTCKVEVIEGLDQLEPRSPEELRIAERLKWGDNIRLGCATRFKSGGTVVIKRLIKPPNERKAEKRRLKQDGLGVIRSLAVLFVDLRGFTPLSESIPAFDLVYILNRYFTSLKEEIIKNNGTINLWVGDEMSCVFGINEMKHSSYCEDAVQTAISIKKRIGVLSEALKNEFSVEIDIGIGIHYGPAVVGNIGPIDDLRFGLVGDAVNIASRVERKTREIGCDILITSNVRDNLSESKILFPQEHLVALKGVSKEMAVYPLNCTS; encoded by the coding sequence ATGGGAATTACTTGGGATTGCGCACAATTAAGCACCCCATGGCATCATCCAGAAAAAACTCTGCTTGAGATTGCATCAGAGGCTGATATCGAGATGGTATCGGCATGCGGAGGCAAGACTATTTGCAGCACATGCAAAGTTGAAGTAATTGAAGGCCTAGATCAGCTTGAGCCTAGGTCGCCAGAAGAACTGCGAATAGCTGAACGGCTAAAGTGGGGAGACAATATTCGCCTTGGATGTGCCACCCGCTTCAAAAGTGGTGGCACAGTGGTAATTAAGCGACTAATTAAGCCCCCAAACGAAAGAAAAGCAGAGAAAAGGCGATTAAAGCAAGACGGACTAGGAGTAATCCGCAGCCTAGCGGTTTTATTTGTTGACCTAAGAGGCTTCACTCCATTATCAGAGAGCATCCCAGCGTTCGATTTGGTATATATTCTCAATCGATACTTTACATCACTCAAGGAAGAGATTATAAAAAATAATGGCACAATAAATCTCTGGGTTGGCGATGAAATGAGTTGTGTCTTCGGCATTAATGAAATGAAGCATTCATCCTATTGCGAAGACGCCGTTCAAACTGCTATCTCGATTAAAAAGAGGATTGGAGTTTTATCAGAAGCATTAAAAAATGAATTTTCTGTAGAAATTGACATCGGCATCGGCATTCACTACGGACCTGCCGTTGTTGGCAATATTGGACCGATTGACGACCTGAGATTTGGCCTTGTCGGAGATGCTGTTAATATTGCAAGCAGAGTAGAAAGAAAAACAAGGGAAATTGGCTGCGACATACTTATCACAAGCAATGTTCGCGATAATCTTTCCGAATCCAAGATTTTATTCCCCCAAGAACACCTTGTAGCCCTTAAAGGTGTAAGCAAAGAGATGGCCGTGTACCCACTCAATTGCACAAGCTGA
- a CDS encoding LCP family protein, translated as MSQAQPRPRSNRRESSRGAVVTDLRNRRELRQAAPTTNAKPQTPPKPRRRKPPVLAFLLGIGLGYGLAGPLPQMASGVWAAMLRGPSQLTSMINPFGNGNRRVVVIGTDKVGENTDVMFTVQLKDGVTQLTQVPRDTFVESAEFGVIKANALYAFGGMGVLKQELTSLLNAPVDRYVRVNMRAVEHLADAIGGVEVDVPKRMYYVDNAQNLYIDLYPGLQVLKGEQLEGFLRFRHDEMGDLGRMERQKLVLAQVFRKLAQPSTLAQLPELLKVAGEDVKTDLSPVEMGQLISAMASTKLSTQQLPGRLFWHNDLSYWMPNGNSHYAGVGSDQDSQ; from the coding sequence ATGAGCCAGGCCCAGCCCCGCCCGCGTAGCAACCGACGCGAAAGCAGCCGCGGGGCTGTGGTCACCGACCTACGCAACCGTCGCGAGCTGCGTCAAGCAGCGCCAACCACCAACGCCAAACCCCAAACACCGCCAAAGCCTCGACGACGCAAACCGCCAGTTCTGGCCTTCTTACTAGGTATAGGCCTGGGCTATGGACTTGCCGGGCCCCTGCCGCAAATGGCCTCAGGGGTTTGGGCAGCCATGTTGCGCGGACCAAGCCAGCTCACCAGCATGATCAACCCATTCGGAAACGGCAACCGGCGCGTCGTTGTGATCGGCACAGACAAGGTGGGCGAAAACACCGATGTGATGTTCACGGTGCAGCTCAAAGATGGGGTCACCCAGCTCACCCAGGTGCCGCGCGACACCTTCGTGGAATCTGCCGAGTTCGGCGTAATTAAAGCCAATGCCCTCTATGCGTTTGGTGGCATGGGCGTCCTGAAACAGGAACTCACCAGCCTGCTAAATGCTCCAGTGGATCGCTATGTGCGGGTGAATATGCGCGCTGTGGAGCACCTAGCCGATGCCATTGGTGGCGTGGAAGTTGATGTGCCTAAGCGAATGTATTACGTAGACAATGCCCAGAACCTTTACATCGACCTTTATCCAGGGCTGCAGGTGCTGAAAGGTGAGCAACTCGAAGGCTTCCTGCGCTTCCGCCATGACGAGATGGGCGATTTAGGACGGATGGAGCGCCAGAAGCTGGTGCTGGCACAAGTATTTCGCAAACTGGCCCAGCCCTCCACCCTGGCCCAGCTACCGGAATTGCTGAAAGTCGCCGGCGAAGACGTCAAAACCGATCTTTCGCCAGTGGAGATGGGCCAACTGATCTCGGCGATGGCCAGCACCAAACTGAGCACCCAGCAACTTCCGGGCCGCCTGTTCTGGCACAACGACCTCAGCTACTGGATGCCCAACGGCAATAGCCACTACGCCGGGGTTGGCAGCGACCAAGACAGCCAATAG
- the purT gene encoding formate-dependent phosphoribosylglycinamide formyltransferase, whose translation MTFPTPLTLPATLMLLGSGELGKEVAIAAQRLGCRVIAVDRYANAPAMQVADVAEVVAMTDPEALKAVVRQHRPNLVIPEIEALAVDALAELEAEGICVIPTARATAVTMNRDRIRDLAAAELGLRTARFAYASSASELASAAAGLGWPVVVKPVMSSSGKGQSVVRGPEEIAAAWEAALAGARGGGELVIVEEFLHFELEITLLTVKQWQGPTLFCPPIGHIQERGDYQCSWQPAQMPAAALEAAQAMARSLTDNLGGAGLFGVEFFLCKRPSSNSDQPDELEVVFSELSPRPHDTGLVTLVGQNLSEFELHLRALLGLPIPSIQSLGAAASRVILANTDGAAVSYGGVAQALSETDTEVLLFGKQHARPQRRMGVALARGSCEAEARRKADMAAAHIQVRASS comes from the coding sequence ATGACCTTTCCTACCCCCCTCACTCTTCCCGCCACCTTGATGCTGCTCGGCAGCGGTGAGCTGGGTAAGGAGGTGGCCATCGCAGCCCAGCGGCTCGGCTGCCGTGTGATCGCAGTGGATCGCTACGCCAACGCCCCGGCCATGCAGGTGGCTGATGTCGCTGAGGTGGTCGCCATGACCGACCCAGAAGCCCTCAAGGCGGTGGTGCGCCAGCACCGGCCCAATCTGGTGATTCCAGAGATAGAAGCTCTAGCGGTGGATGCCCTCGCGGAGCTGGAGGCGGAAGGCATCTGCGTGATTCCCACCGCTCGGGCCACGGCCGTGACCATGAATCGCGACCGCATCCGCGACCTGGCGGCAGCTGAGCTGGGGCTGCGCACCGCCCGCTTTGCCTATGCCAGCAGCGCCAGTGAACTGGCAAGCGCCGCTGCCGGCCTGGGCTGGCCCGTGGTGGTCAAACCGGTGATGAGCTCCTCGGGCAAGGGCCAAAGCGTGGTGCGGGGTCCCGAAGAGATTGCTGCTGCCTGGGAGGCAGCGCTGGCGGGTGCCCGAGGTGGCGGCGAGCTGGTGATCGTGGAGGAGTTCCTGCACTTCGAGCTCGAAATCACCCTGCTCACCGTGAAGCAATGGCAAGGGCCAACGCTCTTCTGTCCGCCGATCGGCCACATCCAGGAGCGGGGCGACTACCAGTGCAGCTGGCAGCCAGCCCAGATGCCGGCCGCCGCTCTAGAGGCGGCCCAGGCCATGGCCCGCAGCCTCACCGACAACCTGGGCGGCGCCGGCCTATTTGGCGTTGAATTTTTCCTATGCAAAAGGCCCAGCAGCAACTCCGATCAGCCAGATGAGCTTGAGGTGGTTTTCTCCGAGCTCTCACCACGCCCCCATGACACCGGCCTGGTGACGCTGGTTGGCCAGAACCTGAGCGAATTCGAACTGCACCTACGGGCGCTGCTAGGCCTGCCGATCCCGTCGATCCAAAGCCTGGGAGCCGCTGCAAGCCGGGTAATTCTGGCCAACACCGACGGAGCAGCGGTCTCCTACGGCGGGGTAGCGCAGGCCCTCAGCGAAACCGATACGGAGGTGCTGCTTTTCGGCAAGCAGCACGCCCGGCCCCAGCGGCGCATGGGCGTAGCCCTGGCCCGCGGCAGTTGTGAGGCGGAAGCACGCCGGAAGGCAGACATGGCCGCAGCCCACATCCAGGTGCGGGCCTCCAGCTGA
- a CDS encoding cytochrome B6, with protein MAWLLGLPLGFSTAGDAANGLLFGWDIATLQKWALIYLGLSSLAFVVVWLVGYLRRN; from the coding sequence ATGGCTTGGCTGTTGGGATTGCCCTTGGGTTTCAGTACGGCTGGGGACGCCGCCAACGGCCTGTTGTTTGGCTGGGACATCGCCACCTTGCAGAAATGGGCCCTGATCTACCTGGGGCTTTCCTCCCTGGCGTTTGTGGTGGTGTGGCTGGTGGGCTATCTGCGTCGAAACTGA
- the mraY gene encoding phospho-N-acetylmuramoyl-pentapeptide-transferase, which yields MLVSTPAALLSGLLLLACLLCDWLSGAPQLTVPLLAAGLISAGVTGWGVPRLRQLKLGQVIRAEGPQGHLSKAGTPTMGGLLVVPVGVLVGGLLSPSDPRLLAVAAVTLAYMAIGAVDDWRSLTRRTNTGLTPRGKLLLQAGAALLFLIWAAAGQWLGGASPGDIALPLGWVLPIGLLIWPLGLFVFMAESNATNLTDGLDGLAAGCGAVVFTGMGLQLMLRGHEGDAAMAGFCAAMAGCWLGFLVHNRHPARVFMGDTGSLAMGAALSAVALLSNSLWPLLLMGGVFLAESLSVILQVWVFKATKDPATGQGRRLFKMAPLHHHFELGGLNEQVVVIRFWLASLLLVGLGLVLLP from the coding sequence TTGCTTGTTTCGACCCCGGCTGCCCTACTCAGCGGTTTGTTGTTGCTGGCCTGTCTGCTGTGCGACTGGCTTAGCGGCGCGCCCCAGCTCACCGTGCCGCTGCTAGCTGCCGGCCTGATCAGCGCTGGAGTCACCGGTTGGGGGGTGCCGCGACTGCGCCAGCTCAAGCTCGGCCAGGTGATTCGCGCTGAGGGGCCCCAGGGCCACCTCAGCAAGGCAGGCACTCCCACCATGGGCGGACTGCTGGTTGTGCCCGTGGGGGTGCTGGTGGGCGGCCTGCTGAGCCCGAGCGATCCACGCCTGCTGGCTGTTGCCGCCGTAACCCTGGCCTACATGGCGATCGGCGCCGTCGATGACTGGCGCAGCCTCACCCGCCGCACCAACACGGGCCTCACGCCCCGGGGCAAATTGCTGCTCCAGGCCGGCGCGGCCCTGTTGTTTCTGATCTGGGCCGCAGCAGGCCAGTGGCTGGGTGGGGCCTCCCCTGGCGACATCGCCCTGCCCCTGGGCTGGGTGCTGCCGATCGGTTTGCTGATCTGGCCGCTGGGGTTGTTTGTGTTTATGGCCGAAAGCAACGCCACCAACCTCACCGATGGCCTCGACGGCCTGGCCGCAGGCTGCGGCGCCGTGGTGTTCACAGGCATGGGGCTGCAGCTGATGCTGCGCGGCCATGAAGGCGATGCGGCTATGGCCGGTTTCTGCGCCGCGATGGCTGGCTGCTGGCTGGGCTTTCTGGTCCACAACCGCCACCCGGCTCGGGTGTTCATGGGCGACACCGGCTCGCTGGCCATGGGCGCAGCCCTCAGCGCCGTCGCCTTGCTCTCCAACAGCCTCTGGCCCCTACTGCTGATGGGCGGCGTCTTCCTAGCGGAATCGCTGTCTGTGATCCTGCAGGTGTGGGTGTTCAAGGCCACCAAAGACCCAGCCACGGGCCAGGGCCGGCGCCTGTTCAAGATGGCGCCGCTGCACCACCACTTCGAACTTGGTGGGCTCAACGAACAGGTGGTCGTGATCCGCTTTTGGCTCGCCAGCCTGCTACTGGTGGGATTGGGTTTAGTGCTGCTGCCCTAA
- a CDS encoding DUF3134 family protein, with the protein MSTLATSDSSRLDTINPSLTRYRRSDPAPVLPLRDEPDLLSWLESSGRLVADEETASTEVSTVEEEELSALMGEKEDYNKDDEQQDEDWED; encoded by the coding sequence ATGAGCACACTCGCGACCAGTGACAGCAGTCGACTCGACACGATCAATCCCTCGCTGACCCGCTACCGGCGCAGCGATCCAGCTCCGGTGCTGCCCTTGCGCGATGAGCCCGATCTGCTGAGCTGGCTGGAGAGCAGTGGCCGCCTAGTAGCGGATGAAGAAACCGCCAGCACCGAAGTGAGCACGGTGGAAGAGGAGGAGCTTTCCGCCCTGATGGGCGAGAAGGAGGACTACAACAAGGACGACGAACAACAAGACGAAGACTGGGAAGACTGA
- a CDS encoding argininosuccinate synthase, whose protein sequence is MGRAKKAVLAYSGGVDTSVCIPYLKQEWGVEEVITFAADLGQGDELEPIRQKALDSGASQSIVGDLIEPFITEFAFPAIRANALYEGRYPLSTALARPLIARRLVEIAREVGADAVAHGCTGKGNDQVRFDVAIGALAPDLKVLTPAREWGMSREQTIAYGERCGIPSPVSKKSPYSIDLNLLGRSIEAGPLEDPNVEPPEEIYAMTVSVDAAPDQAQIVEIGFEQGNPVSIDGLRLDPVSLIRQANALAGSHGFGRLDMVENRVVGIKSREIYETPGLLLLIKAHQELESLTLAADVLRTKRQLEQQWADLVYQGLWYGPLKDALDGFMERTQQTVNGTVRLKLHKGNATVVGRSSASHSLYVPDMATYGAEDQFDHKAAEGFIYVWGLPTRLWAANQRRR, encoded by the coding sequence ATGGGTCGGGCGAAGAAGGCGGTGCTGGCCTATTCCGGCGGCGTAGACACCAGCGTCTGCATTCCCTACCTGAAGCAGGAGTGGGGCGTGGAGGAGGTGATCACCTTCGCCGCTGACCTAGGCCAGGGCGACGAGCTGGAGCCGATTCGCCAGAAGGCGCTCGATTCAGGGGCCAGCCAGTCGATCGTGGGCGACTTGATCGAGCCCTTCATCACCGAATTCGCCTTCCCGGCTATCCGGGCTAACGCCCTCTATGAAGGCCGCTATCCCCTCTCCACCGCCCTGGCCCGGCCCCTGATCGCGCGGCGACTGGTGGAGATTGCCCGCGAGGTGGGCGCCGATGCGGTGGCCCACGGCTGCACCGGCAAGGGCAACGATCAGGTGCGCTTCGATGTGGCTATCGGCGCCCTCGCCCCGGATCTCAAGGTGCTCACCCCGGCGCGGGAGTGGGGCATGAGCCGCGAGCAAACGATCGCCTACGGCGAGCGCTGTGGCATCCCCTCGCCGGTGAGTAAGAAGTCGCCCTATTCGATCGACCTCAACCTCCTAGGCCGCTCGATCGAAGCCGGCCCCCTGGAGGATCCAAACGTGGAGCCGCCCGAGGAGATCTACGCCATGACCGTGTCGGTGGATGCGGCGCCGGATCAGGCCCAGATCGTTGAGATCGGCTTTGAGCAGGGCAACCCGGTGAGCATCGACGGACTGCGCCTCGATCCGGTGAGCTTGATCCGCCAGGCAAATGCCCTCGCCGGCAGCCACGGCTTCGGCCGCCTCGACATGGTGGAAAACCGGGTGGTTGGTATCAAGAGCCGGGAGATCTACGAAACCCCTGGCCTGCTGCTGTTGATCAAGGCCCACCAAGAGCTGGAGAGCCTCACCCTGGCGGCTGATGTGCTGCGCACCAAACGCCAGCTCGAGCAGCAGTGGGCGGATCTGGTGTATCAGGGCCTTTGGTATGGCCCGCTCAAGGATGCGCTTGATGGCTTCATGGAGCGCACCCAGCAAACCGTGAACGGCACTGTGCGGCTGAAGTTGCACAAGGGCAATGCCACCGTGGTGGGCCGCAGCAGTGCGAGCCACAGCCTCTATGTGCCCGATATGGCCACCTACGGCGCGGAAGATCAGTTCGACCACAAGGCTGCCGAGGGCTTTATCTATGTGTGGGGTCTGCCCACCCGCCTCTGGGCGGCCAACCAGCGCCGGCGTTAG
- the rpsF gene encoding 30S ribosomal protein S6, translating to MTQPYYETMYILRPDIPEEEVETHVAKYRDLVTESGGEVLDCQMRGKRRLAYSIAKHREGIYVQLNHNGDGQQVGPLERAMRLSEDVIRYLTVKQDGPMPAPRTLPGASTEAAPMEPATV from the coding sequence ATGACGCAGCCCTATTACGAGACCATGTACATCCTTCGTCCGGACATTCCGGAAGAAGAGGTGGAAACCCATGTCGCCAAGTACCGCGATCTGGTCACCGAATCCGGTGGTGAAGTGCTTGATTGCCAGATGCGCGGCAAGCGCCGCCTGGCCTATTCGATCGCCAAGCACCGCGAGGGCATCTATGTGCAGCTCAACCACAACGGCGACGGCCAGCAGGTAGGTCCGCTGGAGCGGGCCATGCGTCTCTCGGAAGATGTGATTCGCTATCTCACCGTCAAGCAAGACGGCCCTATGCCGGCACCACGCACCCTGCCCGGCGCCAGCACTGAAGCCGCTCCCATGGAACCAGCCACCGTCTGA
- a CDS encoding Tic20 family protein, translating into MEVSPSMQDPPIWQRVLAALAYLLPWSDAFSFGRGLFGLFPALQWLGVPILPIALLEQAVPFGGLVLFLVLFLAVVRNSKVPYVIRFNVLQAILIDIVVVLVSLAFQVLQLGALDFVGKTLSNTVFIGILVLVLFAVVQNLRGKEADIPSLSEAVRMQL; encoded by the coding sequence CTGGAAGTTTCTCCATCCATGCAGGATCCCCCGATCTGGCAGCGAGTGCTGGCGGCCCTGGCCTACCTGTTGCCCTGGAGCGACGCCTTCTCCTTCGGTAGAGGGCTGTTCGGCCTGTTCCCGGCACTGCAGTGGCTTGGGGTGCCGATCCTGCCGATCGCCCTGCTGGAGCAGGCGGTGCCCTTTGGCGGGCTGGTGCTGTTCTTAGTGCTGTTCCTGGCGGTGGTGCGCAACAGCAAGGTGCCCTACGTGATCCGCTTCAACGTGCTGCAGGCGATCCTGATCGACATCGTGGTGGTGCTGGTGAGCCTGGCCTTCCAGGTGCTGCAGCTCGGCGCCCTGGACTTCGTCGGCAAAACCCTCAGCAACACGGTGTTTATCGGCATTTTGGTGCTGGTGCTGTTTGCAGTGGTGCAAAACCTGCGGGGTAAGGAAGCCGATATTCCCAGCCTCTCAGAAGCCGTTCGGATGCAGCTGTAA
- a CDS encoding shikimate dehydrogenase, whose amino-acid sequence MPQPISGSTALAGVLGDPVRHSLSPAMHNAALAELGLNWVYLAMPTSADQLAMVVQGLEAIDCRGLNVTLPHKQAVAGLCRSLSPLAQRVGAVNTLVRHQQGGWLGENTDVEGFLAPLRSTEQNWQERRAVVLGCGGSARAVVAALVELGCSSIAMASRSSDRLAALLATCHSWAPQLRGLEWAGGSTALAEALARADLVVNTTPVGMAATGNPDAARQCPLGPSELEALQPGATVYDLIYTPRPTALLLAASQRGCRGLDGLEMLVQQGAASLRRWSGLEQVPVAAMRAAALAQLGP is encoded by the coding sequence ATGCCCCAGCCGATCTCCGGAAGTACTGCCCTAGCTGGGGTTCTCGGGGATCCGGTGCGCCACTCCCTATCGCCGGCAATGCACAACGCAGCCCTGGCGGAGCTGGGGCTCAACTGGGTGTACTTGGCCATGCCCACCAGCGCAGACCAGCTGGCGATGGTGGTGCAAGGGCTGGAGGCCATTGACTGCCGCGGCCTCAATGTGACCCTGCCCCACAAGCAAGCCGTGGCTGGTCTCTGCCGCAGCCTCTCGCCCCTGGCACAACGGGTGGGTGCGGTGAACACCTTGGTGCGGCACCAGCAGGGGGGCTGGCTGGGGGAAAACACAGATGTGGAGGGCTTCTTGGCTCCCCTACGCAGCACTGAGCAGAACTGGCAGGAGCGGCGAGCGGTGGTGCTGGGCTGTGGCGGCAGTGCCAGGGCTGTGGTGGCAGCCCTGGTGGAACTGGGCTGCAGCTCGATCGCCATGGCAAGCCGCAGCAGTGATCGCCTCGCAGCCCTGCTGGCCACCTGCCACAGCTGGGCGCCCCAACTGCGGGGGCTGGAATGGGCTGGGGGCAGCACGGCCCTAGCCGAGGCACTGGCCCGGGCAGACCTAGTGGTAAACACCACACCCGTGGGCATGGCTGCCACCGGCAATCCGGATGCGGCCCGGCAGTGCCCACTCGGCCCCAGCGAACTGGAAGCCTTACAACCCGGCGCCACCGTGTATGACCTGATTTACACACCCAGGCCCACGGCCCTGCTGCTGGCGGCGAGCCAGCGGGGCTGCCGGGGCCTGGATGGCCTGGAGATGCTGGTGCAGCAGGGGGCAGCCTCCCTGCGGCGCTGGAGCGGGCTTGAGCAAGTGCCCGTGGCGGCAATGCGCGCGGCAGCCCTAGCCCAGCTGGGCCCCTAG